One Tunturibacter gelidoferens genomic region harbors:
- the hpnI gene encoding bacteriohopanetetrol glucosamine biosynthesis glycosyltransferase HpnI — protein MAITIEAITTLLTLAGLAYLLLALWGTRDFAHYWRRKAVDVGFAPDVTILKPVKGVDQRMYAGLVSHCRQQYAGNFEIVFGVSSLNDPAVGEIERLQAEFPACAIRLVECRERLGTSGKVSNLVQMLREARYEHVLINDSDIRVSPQYLTRVMQCFSDAKVGMVTAPYIGRTAEGGGGLTVWSRLEALGISTDFLPGVLTARKLEGGIRFGLGSTLATSKSVLAKAGGLEPLTEYLADDYEMGARIAGAGYRVELANEVVETTVPEYHYRGFKDHQLRWARSTRDSRKLGYLGLGITYAVPWAVMTCVASGLALWSFSLLSVVLLARVAVALSVGVGVLGDEQVLRDLWLLPLRDFFGLGFWAWSFAGDTVVWRGELFALRDGRITPVPPVSL, from the coding sequence ATGGCCATCACAATTGAGGCGATCACGACGCTGTTGACACTTGCCGGGCTCGCCTATCTGCTGCTGGCGCTGTGGGGTACCCGTGACTTCGCACACTATTGGCGGCGAAAGGCGGTCGATGTTGGCTTCGCCCCCGACGTTACGATCTTGAAGCCGGTGAAGGGCGTGGACCAGCGGATGTATGCGGGGCTGGTGAGTCACTGCCGGCAGCAGTACGCGGGCAACTTCGAGATTGTCTTCGGCGTAAGCAGCCTGAACGATCCGGCCGTTGGTGAGATCGAGCGGCTGCAGGCTGAGTTTCCTGCGTGTGCGATCCGCCTGGTGGAGTGCCGGGAGCGGCTGGGTACGTCGGGTAAGGTGAGCAATCTGGTGCAGATGCTGCGCGAGGCCCGGTATGAGCATGTGCTGATCAACGACAGCGACATTCGTGTCTCTCCGCAGTATCTGACGCGGGTGATGCAGTGTTTTTCCGACGCGAAGGTGGGCATGGTGACGGCTCCTTATATCGGCCGCACTGCGGAGGGCGGCGGGGGCCTGACGGTGTGGTCGCGGCTGGAGGCGTTGGGTATTTCGACGGACTTTCTGCCGGGTGTGCTGACGGCGCGCAAGCTGGAGGGCGGGATTCGATTTGGGCTGGGATCGACGCTTGCTACCAGCAAGAGCGTGCTGGCGAAGGCTGGGGGTCTTGAGCCGCTGACGGAGTATCTGGCTGACGACTACGAGATGGGCGCGCGCATTGCGGGGGCAGGGTATCGCGTGGAGCTTGCGAATGAGGTGGTGGAGACTACCGTACCGGAGTATCACTACCGCGGGTTCAAGGACCATCAACTGCGCTGGGCGAGATCGACGCGGGATTCGCGCAAGTTGGGATACCTCGGACTGGGGATTACGTATGCGGTGCCATGGGCGGTGATGACCTGCGTTGCGAGTGGGCTTGCACTTTGGAGCTTTTCTCTGCTGAGTGTGGTGCTGCTGGCGCGGGTTGCGGTGGCGCTTTCGGTCGGAGTGGGCGTGCTGGGCGATGAGCAGGTGTTGCGCGACCTGTGGTTGCTGCCGCTGCGGGATTTCTTTGGGCTGGGCTTCTGGGCCTGGAGCTTTGCCGGAGATACTGTGGTGTGGCGCGGGGAGTTGTTCGCGCTGCGGGATGGACGGATCACGCCTGTACCTCCTGTGAGCCTCTGA
- a CDS encoding ABC transporter permease, with protein MRIADTKETVVMALDTLRANKLRSGLTILGIVIGVMTVIIISSVINGLNSSVSGLVESLGTNVIWVFRFPVIGVRPTTEMLTRKQLTYEDAMAMKELPHVVAVTPGLQYRDKSGVEGTVAVKYGPKIMEGTTLEGDTASVKDVYELDLKDGRFFNESDVERAANVVVLGIDTADGLFGATNPVGEDVTIAGMTFTVVGVMDKQKQAFGGGKNPEDNKAFFPVTTFHKIHPEILDYWISLKFDDQKNKTLVQDELEELLRRRRKVKNEAPDNFAIFGTDSLTRLWTTITGGLFLLLFALSSVALLVGGVGVMNIMLVSVTERTREIGVRKAIGASKQTILAQFTLEAITLCAVGGVIGVLIGSAIALVLHLFFPSMLSALWVALAFGCSCGIGLLFGIYPAWKAANLNPIEALRYE; from the coding sequence ATGCGGATCGCCGATACGAAAGAAACGGTAGTGATGGCTCTGGATACGCTGCGGGCGAACAAGCTGCGCAGCGGACTGACGATTCTGGGGATTGTGATTGGCGTGATGACGGTGATTATCATCTCGTCGGTGATTAACGGGTTGAACTCGAGTGTGTCGGGCCTGGTGGAGTCGCTGGGGACGAATGTGATCTGGGTCTTCCGGTTTCCCGTGATCGGGGTGCGGCCAACGACAGAGATGCTGACGCGGAAGCAGTTGACCTACGAGGACGCGATGGCGATGAAGGAGCTGCCGCATGTGGTGGCGGTGACGCCGGGATTGCAATATCGGGACAAGAGCGGTGTGGAGGGCACGGTCGCGGTGAAATATGGTCCCAAGATCATGGAGGGGACGACCCTGGAGGGTGACACGGCGAGCGTGAAGGATGTGTATGAGCTCGACTTGAAGGATGGCCGCTTCTTCAACGAGAGCGACGTGGAGCGGGCAGCGAACGTTGTCGTGCTGGGGATCGATACGGCGGACGGGCTGTTCGGCGCGACGAATCCGGTGGGCGAGGATGTGACCATCGCGGGCATGACATTTACCGTTGTGGGGGTAATGGACAAACAGAAACAGGCGTTTGGCGGAGGCAAGAACCCGGAAGACAACAAGGCGTTCTTCCCCGTGACTACGTTCCACAAGATCCACCCGGAGATACTGGATTACTGGATCAGCCTGAAGTTTGATGACCAGAAGAACAAGACGCTGGTGCAGGATGAGCTGGAAGAGCTGTTACGGCGCAGGCGGAAGGTGAAGAACGAGGCGCCGGACAACTTCGCGATCTTTGGAACCGATTCGCTGACTCGTCTCTGGACCACGATCACAGGTGGCCTGTTTTTACTGCTGTTTGCGCTCTCCAGCGTGGCGTTGCTGGTGGGAGGCGTCGGCGTGATGAATATTATGCTGGTCAGCGTGACGGAGCGAACGCGGGAGATCGGGGTGCGCAAGGCGATCGGTGCGAGCAAGCAAACCATCCTCGCGCAGTTCACCCTGGAGGCCATTACGCTCTGCGCTGTCGGCGGCGTCATTGGCGTGCTCATCGGCAGTGCGATCGCCCTGGTGCTACACCTCTTCTTTCCGTCGATGCTGTCGGCGCTGTGGGTTGCCCTGGCCTTCGGCTGCTCGTGCGGAATCGGACTTCTCTTCGGCATTTATCCGGCGTGGAAGGCGGCGAATCTGAATCCGATCGAGGCTTTGCGTTATGAGTAG
- a CDS encoding ABC transporter permease, with the protein MEFKEAVKIALQSLWANKLRSVLTLLGVVIGVASVIAVVTLVNGANTYVTTKFASYGADVFTVSKMPQIITSPEDYQRYQKRKNILYPDFQYVAANCRHCIGIGAQQAVTGKIVRGTESTTDTNIRGYTWQMPSLQNLNIMQGRGFTEADQEHASHVAIIGTDIEDHLFAGVDPLGQELRVDGTPYTVIGISEKQGSTFGASQDNWVAVPLTAFQKSYGTAKTLTIYVKAGEAGPVLETAADEVRVLVRSSRHDAPGSEDSFELDTNNTLVGFFSIVTRSFGAVAGAVALISLVVGGIVIMNIMLVSVTERTREIGIRKALGARPKDILMQFLIESGTMALVGGVFGVIGGILVAQVITILAGFPSTIALWSVIAGLVMATGTGIFFGVYPARKAAQLDPIVALRSE; encoded by the coding sequence ATGGAATTCAAAGAGGCCGTAAAGATCGCGCTGCAGTCGCTCTGGGCGAACAAGCTCCGCTCCGTCCTGACCCTGCTCGGCGTTGTTATCGGCGTAGCGAGCGTGATCGCGGTGGTGACGCTGGTCAACGGCGCGAACACCTATGTCACCACAAAGTTCGCCAGCTACGGCGCAGATGTCTTCACCGTCTCGAAGATGCCCCAGATCATCACCAGCCCTGAGGACTATCAGCGGTATCAGAAGCGCAAGAACATCCTCTACCCGGACTTTCAGTATGTGGCGGCGAACTGCAGGCACTGCATCGGGATTGGCGCGCAGCAGGCCGTGACGGGGAAGATCGTGCGGGGTACGGAGTCCACGACTGATACGAACATCCGGGGATATACGTGGCAGATGCCTTCGCTGCAGAACCTGAACATCATGCAGGGGCGCGGGTTCACAGAGGCGGACCAGGAGCATGCCTCGCATGTGGCGATCATCGGGACCGATATTGAGGACCATCTTTTTGCGGGAGTGGATCCGCTGGGACAAGAGTTGCGGGTCGACGGCACTCCGTACACGGTGATTGGGATCAGCGAGAAACAGGGGAGCACGTTTGGTGCTAGCCAGGACAACTGGGTCGCCGTGCCGCTGACGGCGTTTCAGAAGAGCTATGGGACGGCGAAGACGCTGACGATTTATGTGAAGGCGGGTGAGGCTGGACCGGTGCTGGAGACGGCGGCGGACGAGGTAAGGGTTCTGGTGCGATCGAGCCGGCATGACGCTCCGGGATCCGAGGATTCGTTTGAGCTGGATACGAACAATACGCTGGTGGGATTCTTCAGCATCGTGACGCGGTCGTTTGGGGCGGTGGCCGGGGCGGTGGCGCTGATCTCGCTGGTCGTCGGCGGCATCGTAATTATGAATATCATGCTGGTGAGCGTGACTGAGCGGACGCGCGAGATCGGTATCCGCAAGGCTCTGGGCGCGCGTCCAAAGGATATCCTGATGCAGTTTTTGATCGAGTCGGGGACAATGGCGCTGGTCGGCGGAGTCTTCGGCGTGATCGGGGGAATCCTGGTGGCGCAGGTGATTACGATCCTGGCAGGATTTCCTTCGACGATTGCGCTGTGGAGCGTCATTGCCGGGCTGGTGATGGCTACCGGTACGGGAATCTTCTTCGGTGTCTATCCGGCGCGAAAGGCCGCGCAACTGGATCCGATCGTGGCGCTGAGATCGGAGTGA
- a CDS encoding TetR/AcrR family transcriptional regulator produces the protein MSRLSPPRKPRADAERNRERILEVAKDVFTRDGADASLDDIARRSGIGNATLYRHFPTRDDLIEAVYRSEVEKLAAAEQRFAATMPPLEALRAWMLLFIDHVAGKMLIIPAMNTIAGGSLRLMEGSRSLINTAFVTSVKRAVLSGDLRSDTDANDFVRALVGVFHTAAQPGWEPSARRLVDILIAGSRSTPRQPSTPPGRRRK, from the coding sequence TTGTCGCGCCTCTCGCCTCCTCGCAAACCCCGTGCCGACGCGGAGCGCAACCGCGAGCGCATCCTTGAGGTGGCCAAGGATGTTTTCACACGCGATGGAGCAGATGCGAGCCTCGACGACATCGCACGCCGATCCGGTATCGGCAACGCTACCCTCTATCGCCACTTTCCAACTCGCGACGACCTCATCGAAGCCGTTTATCGCAGCGAAGTCGAAAAGCTTGCTGCAGCCGAACAGCGCTTCGCTGCCACCATGCCACCGCTTGAAGCGCTGCGTGCGTGGATGCTTCTCTTCATCGACCATGTCGCCGGAAAGATGCTCATCATCCCCGCCATGAATACGATCGCTGGAGGCTCCTTGCGGCTCATGGAAGGCTCCCGGTCGCTGATCAACACCGCCTTCGTAACCTCCGTCAAGCGGGCCGTCTTGAGCGGCGATCTTCGCTCCGACACTGACGCGAATGACTTCGTTCGTGCCCTCGTTGGCGTCTTCCACACCGCTGCTCAGCCCGGCTGGGAGCCCAGCGCCCGCCGTCTTGTTGACATCCTCATCGCAGGTTCGCGCTCAACGCCGAGGCAGCCCTCCACTCCGCCCGGCAGGCGGCGAAAATAG
- a CDS encoding ribonuclease T2 family protein — MRTSFLVRLAGICLPMMSWLAVCSSACAQERSEPGKFDFYLMNLSWGPEFCSVPGAGPECKATRGFVLHGLWPQNYDGSYPVNCAERPGPLQPERNLDITPDLPLLEHEWSKHGTCTTMSPEEFFGLERQAFHSVRIPKKLRKLKHEEPMRPKDIVDLFAKANPSFPQASVVVSCADHRLTAVEVCLAKDGLMPISCQGLRECDADAFRVVAPPLK; from the coding sequence ATGAGGACTTCCTTTCTTGTGCGGCTTGCTGGGATTTGTCTGCCAATGATGAGTTGGCTGGCTGTTTGTTCGTCTGCGTGTGCGCAGGAGAGGAGTGAGCCGGGGAAGTTCGATTTTTATCTTATGAACCTTTCGTGGGGGCCTGAGTTCTGTTCGGTGCCCGGGGCAGGTCCGGAGTGTAAGGCGACTCGTGGATTTGTGTTGCACGGTTTGTGGCCACAGAACTACGACGGATCGTATCCGGTGAACTGCGCGGAGCGACCGGGACCTTTGCAGCCGGAACGGAATCTGGATATCACTCCTGACCTGCCGCTACTGGAGCATGAGTGGAGTAAGCACGGCACCTGCACCACAATGTCGCCGGAGGAGTTCTTCGGGCTGGAACGTCAGGCGTTTCATTCGGTGAGGATTCCAAAGAAGCTGCGGAAGCTGAAGCATGAGGAGCCGATGAGGCCGAAGGATATTGTCGATCTGTTTGCGAAGGCGAATCCCTCGTTCCCGCAAGCAAGCGTGGTGGTGAGTTGCGCAGATCATCGGTTGACCGCGGTTGAGGTTTGTCTGGCGAAGGATGGGTTGATGCCTATATCTTGTCAGGGCTTGCGGGAGTGCGATGCGGATGCATTCCGCGTCGTGGCTCCGCCACTGAAGTAA
- the ruvA gene encoding Holliday junction branch migration protein RuvA, producing the protein MIAHLRGRLLAKTPNQAILECAGVGYDVTISVTTFSALPNEGAEATLHIHTHVREDQIALFGFSETQEKRLFEKLLTISGIGPKLAITVLSGIDGSRLITAIRSGDHATLTRIPGIGKKTAERVVLELKDKLDDLAVAIPTTTGGPHHGPAGDDALSALVNLGYPRPVAQKAIETAVAKDPAASHDFESLFRAAMAAIR; encoded by the coding sequence ATGATCGCTCACCTCCGCGGACGCCTCCTCGCAAAAACTCCCAATCAGGCCATCCTCGAGTGTGCTGGTGTGGGCTACGACGTCACCATCAGCGTCACTACCTTCTCCGCTCTTCCCAACGAAGGCGCAGAAGCGACTCTGCACATCCACACCCACGTCCGTGAAGACCAGATCGCGCTCTTCGGCTTCTCCGAAACTCAGGAGAAGCGTCTCTTCGAAAAGCTCCTCACCATCTCCGGCATCGGCCCAAAGCTGGCCATCACCGTCCTCAGCGGCATCGACGGCAGCCGCCTGATCACCGCCATCCGCTCCGGCGACCACGCCACCCTCACCCGCATCCCAGGCATCGGCAAAAAGACCGCCGAGCGAGTTGTCCTCGAGCTCAAAGACAAGCTCGACGACCTCGCCGTCGCCATCCCCACCACCACGGGAGGCCCTCATCACGGCCCCGCCGGCGACGATGCCCTCTCCGCCCTTGTCAACCTCGGCTACCCCCGCCCCGTCGCCCAGAAAGCCATCGAAACCGCCGTCGCCAAAGATCCCGCTGCCTCCCACGACTTCGAAAGCCTCTTCCGCGCCGCCATGGCCGCCATCCGTTAG
- the coaBC gene encoding bifunctional phosphopantothenoylcysteine decarboxylase/phosphopantothenate--cysteine ligase CoaBC, with translation MGTERLKVTVGVCGGIAAYKSVELVRLLQDAGYDPHVVMTAAAEEFVRPLTFAAISGHKVITSLWGEEAGTGSSEDDSSGESGGGAPSSIEHIQAAQSTKLLVVAPATANMLAKFAHGLADDFLSTMYLATTAPVIVAPAMNVNMWEHPAVQANVATLRARGVKVIEPGSGYLACGMVGGGRLAEPAAIVDAIVETLAESTKGAGSGGGDFTGETVLVTAGGTREAIDPVRFIGNRSSGRMGYAVAAAARRRGAKVVLISAPTGLPCPAGVEVEQVVTVEDMRAAVMARLNEMTVVVMAAAVSDYRVKDVAGQKMKREGAQAVSLELAGTVDILREVVGRRRDGTLVVGFAAETENAVANGRAKLERKGVDAVVVNDVSKDGVGFDSEQNAGSFLTKDGSVEFPVMSKTEMAERILDEVLKLREGAEH, from the coding sequence ATGGGTACGGAGCGGCTAAAGGTTACGGTTGGGGTTTGCGGCGGGATTGCGGCTTATAAGTCGGTGGAGCTGGTGCGGCTGCTGCAGGATGCCGGGTACGACCCGCATGTGGTGATGACGGCGGCGGCGGAAGAGTTTGTGAGGCCGCTGACGTTTGCGGCGATCTCCGGACATAAGGTGATTACTTCGTTGTGGGGCGAGGAGGCGGGGACCGGGTCGAGCGAGGATGACTCGTCGGGCGAGAGTGGAGGCGGGGCGCCGAGCAGTATCGAACATATACAGGCGGCGCAGTCGACCAAGCTGCTGGTGGTGGCTCCCGCGACGGCGAATATGCTGGCGAAGTTTGCCCATGGGCTCGCGGATGATTTTCTTTCGACGATGTACCTGGCGACGACGGCTCCGGTGATTGTGGCTCCGGCGATGAATGTGAATATGTGGGAGCATCCGGCTGTGCAGGCGAACGTGGCGACGCTAAGGGCGCGGGGCGTGAAGGTGATTGAGCCTGGGAGTGGGTATCTGGCATGCGGGATGGTGGGGGGTGGAAGACTGGCGGAGCCGGCGGCGATTGTAGATGCGATTGTGGAGACATTGGCTGAGAGCACGAAGGGCGCGGGGAGTGGGGGTGGGGATTTCACTGGTGAGACGGTGCTGGTGACTGCGGGGGGGACGCGGGAGGCGATCGATCCGGTGCGGTTTATCGGGAACCGGTCGAGTGGGAGGATGGGGTACGCGGTGGCTGCGGCGGCGAGGAGGCGTGGAGCGAAGGTGGTGTTGATCAGTGCTCCGACTGGGCTGCCTTGCCCGGCGGGGGTTGAGGTGGAGCAGGTGGTGACGGTGGAGGATATGCGAGCGGCAGTGATGGCTCGGCTGAATGAGATGACCGTGGTGGTGATGGCTGCGGCAGTAAGTGACTACCGGGTGAAAGACGTCGCGGGGCAGAAGATGAAACGCGAGGGAGCGCAGGCGGTCTCGTTGGAACTGGCGGGGACTGTGGACATTTTGCGCGAGGTTGTTGGGCGGCGACGGGATGGCACTCTGGTGGTGGGTTTTGCGGCCGAGACCGAGAATGCTGTGGCGAATGGGCGCGCCAAACTGGAGCGCAAAGGCGTGGATGCGGTGGTAGTCAACGATGTTTCGAAGGATGGCGTTGGGTTCGATTCGGAGCAGAACGCGGGCAGCTTTCTGACGAAAGACGGCTCGGTTGAGTTTCCGGTGATGAGCAAGACGGAGATGGCGGAACGGATCCTGGACGAGGTGCTGAAGCTGCGAGAGGGGGCGGAGCACTGA
- the nadD gene encoding nicotinate-nucleotide adenylyltransferase: MRVALFGGSFDPPHHGHLAVATAAAAAFALDSVFFAPAGRQPLKLNGTVTPFEDRLAMVELACLEDRRFTASKLDAPRADGAPNYTVETLSELAQRMPEAELFNLVGADSFLGLPRWHEPERLLQLAEWIVVSRPGFPIASLSSLELDAHQQSRVHLLGNVHDDTAATGLRERLEAGDPCIDLIAPRVLDYIQSHHLYQ, encoded by the coding sequence ATGCGCGTAGCTCTGTTCGGTGGCAGTTTCGACCCGCCGCATCATGGTCATCTCGCTGTAGCTACGGCGGCGGCGGCGGCATTTGCACTGGATAGCGTTTTTTTTGCTCCTGCGGGCCGTCAGCCTTTGAAGCTTAATGGCACGGTAACTCCTTTTGAAGATCGGCTTGCGATGGTGGAGCTGGCGTGTCTTGAGGATCGTCGCTTTACAGCCTCGAAGCTCGATGCGCCGCGTGCAGATGGCGCACCGAACTACACGGTGGAGACTCTGAGCGAGTTGGCGCAGAGGATGCCGGAGGCTGAGCTCTTCAATCTGGTGGGGGCGGACAGCTTCCTCGGCCTGCCGCGATGGCACGAGCCCGAACGTCTGTTGCAGCTCGCGGAGTGGATCGTCGTGAGCCGGCCGGGTTTCCCGATTGCGAGTCTTTCTTCGCTGGAGCTTGATGCGCATCAGCAAAGCCGCGTCCATCTGCTTGGTAATGTTCATGACGATACTGCGGCCACGGGGCTACGCGAACGGCTGGAAGCGGGCGATCCTTGTATCGATCTGATCGCGCCGCGTGTTCTGGACTACATACAGAGTCACCACCTCTACCAATAG
- a CDS encoding SDR family oxidoreductase, with translation MRLFVTGSTGFIGTELVKELIEVGHQVRGLTRSDAGVEQLKAVGAEVHRGDFQDLDCLRRGAEGMDAVVNLAFNHDDFSKFAQNAKDEIQAIEAMGSVLEPGKLLVITSGVGPSAPGQLRKETDPPADSPAMPRRPEQAAQAVAAKGVHAAIVRLPQVHDTRKQGLVTRLIQISREKGVSAYVGDGANRWAAAPLKDVAHLYRLAVEKTGPGTTTYHALQEEGVSLRDIAETIGKGLQVPVVSIPAEKAVEHFGIFFGHAAAQNMPGSSEWTRKTLGWEPTGPGLIEDLTNRKY, from the coding sequence ATGCGTCTATTCGTAACGGGTTCGACGGGATTCATTGGGACGGAGCTGGTGAAAGAGTTGATTGAGGTAGGGCACCAGGTGCGTGGACTTACCCGCAGCGATGCCGGCGTGGAGCAGTTGAAGGCTGTCGGTGCCGAGGTCCATCGCGGCGACTTCCAGGACCTCGACTGCCTGCGCCGCGGAGCCGAGGGGATGGATGCTGTGGTAAACCTGGCCTTCAACCACGACGACTTTTCGAAGTTTGCGCAGAATGCGAAGGACGAGATCCAGGCGATTGAGGCCATGGGATCGGTCCTCGAACCAGGCAAGTTGCTGGTGATCACCTCCGGGGTCGGGCCCAGTGCACCGGGTCAGCTGCGCAAAGAGACTGATCCCCCGGCAGACTCGCCCGCGATGCCGCGCAGGCCGGAACAGGCGGCGCAGGCTGTGGCGGCAAAAGGTGTTCATGCGGCGATTGTGCGGCTACCGCAGGTGCATGACACGCGCAAGCAGGGGCTGGTGACGAGGTTGATTCAGATCTCTCGCGAGAAGGGTGTTTCGGCTTATGTGGGCGACGGCGCGAACCGCTGGGCCGCAGCTCCGCTAAAAGATGTTGCTCACCTGTATCGTCTGGCGGTCGAGAAGACGGGACCAGGCACGACGACGTATCACGCTTTGCAGGAAGAGGGCGTGTCGCTGCGGGATATCGCGGAGACGATCGGTAAGGGGCTGCAGGTGCCGGTGGTTTCGATCCCCGCTGAAAAGGCCGTCGAGCACTTCGGGATCTTCTTCGGGCACGCTGCAGCACAGAATATGCCGGGTTCAAGCGAGTGGACGCGCAAGACACTTGGCTGGGAGCCAACAGGGCCGGGGCTGATCGAGGATTTGACGAATAGGAAGTACTGA